The segment tgggggagcgggggggggaggaagacAGCATTGGggagggcccggggggggggcccggACTATCACACAGTGATAAGGCGGCAGTGACGAGCCCCCGGGGGGGcaatagggggggggggggggggggggggggcttcaCGGCTGTACAAATATACAACGGGGAGTTTGGGGGGGCCCCAGCTGGGGGtagtgttggggggggggggtgtagtGCCCCCGGGGGGGTGTATAGCCCCCCCCAGGGGGTAAATGGAGCTGCAACCTGCCCCTTGGAGTCCAGAAGGTCCATAACTGCCCCTTGCGGGGGGGGATAAGGCCCATAATTGCCCCCGGGGGGTGTGTAGTGCCCCGCCCCCTGCAGGGTGGATCCCATAGGTGCCCCCCCAGGGGGTAGATTGAGCCCGTAATtgcccccggggccggggcacAGAGTCCTTAATTACCCCTGGGGTATGGAgaggcccccccgccgccccagccAGGGGTGAGACGGGCCCACgactgccccgggggggggggggtacagaGGGGCTTTAACTGCCCCTGGGGGGTACAGAGAGCCCATAACTGCCCCCGGGACGGTCTATAGAGCCTATAACTGCCCCTGGGGGTATATAAAGCTCATAATTGCCCCGGGGGGGGTATAGAGCCTACAACTGCCCCTGGGGGTATATAAAGCTCATAATTGCCCCTGGGGATTATAGAGAGCCCAGGGGTGCCCCTGGAGCATATATGGAGCCTGTAATTGCCCCGGGGGGTATATAGAGCCCATAACTGCCCCCAGGAGGGTATAGAGAGCCCATAACTGCCCCCAGGGGGTTATAGAGTCTCTAACTGCCCCCAGGAGGGTATATAAAGCTCATAATTGCCCCTGGGGGTAGATAGAGAGCCCAGAGGTGCCCGCAAGGTGTATATTGAGCCTATAACTGCCCCTGGGGAGGTATAGAGAGCCCATAATTGCCCCTGGGGGGTATAGAGAGCCCATAATTGCCCCTGGGGGGGTATAGAGAGCCCCTAATTGCCTCTGGGGGGGTATACAAACCCCATAACTGCCCCCAGGGGGTTACAGAGTCTCTAACTGCCCCCAGGGGGGTGCAGAGAGCCCCTAATTGCCCCTGGGGGGTATATTGAGCCCCTAATTGCCCCTGGGGGGGTACACAGAGCTATAGAGCCCATAGGtgccccccaactcccccccccAGGGCAATGAGaggagggggcagggaggcagcaaaGCCCCGAGGGCTCCCTGGGGTGTCAcgagttggggggggggggggggggggcgcctcAGGTGCCCAACCTCCGTcacacacgcgtgtgtgtgtgtccccccagcgtcacacacacatgtgtgtcCCCCGCCCCGGTCACACGAAGACCTTGGCGAGGGCGTCGGCGCCGGCGCTGGCGCTGAGGGCGCGGCGGGGGTGGAAGGCGACGGCGTGCACGGCCTCCTCGTGCTTCTTGCGGTGCGCGGTGAGCTCCTGCACACACGTCTTGTGCGCCAGGTGCCACAGGCGCAGCGAGCAGTCGTggcctggggggggacacacacacgggtGACCCCcctcagggggctgggggggcctgggggcggggggggtggggagtcggggagggaattggggggggttTAGGGAACagcggggaggggacagggacagggcgggggtgggggaggagagcTGAGACCTGGCGCTCTCGGGTCATagaggagaggggggaaggggctggaggtggggacagggacaagaagggggctggggacagggttggggacaagaggatggggacagggacagggttGTGGACAAGGACAGGAAGGGGttggagacagggatggggacagagatggggacaggaACGGGGTTGGGGACatggatggggacagggacagagaaggggtTGGGGACAGGAACGGGGTTGGGGACAGGGATAGAGACAGGGACAAGGTTGGGGACCGAGATGGGATTGGGGACAGAGTTGGGGACAcagaggatggggacagggacagggttggggacaaggatggggacagggatagGGACAGGGACAAGGTTGGGGACAGAGTTGGGATTGGGAACATGGTTGGGGACAcagaggatggggacagggacggggttggggacggggacggggacaggaacagagctggggacaggaagggggacagggacagtgttGGGGACAGAGACAGGGACAAGCAgggggacagggttggggacaagGACACTCACTGCCGGACATGAGGAAGACGCCGTTGGGGTCGACGGCCAGACAGGTGACAGCGTCCAAATGGGCCACCATGGAGTGAACGACCTGACCTGGCGGGGGGGAGACGGGGGCAGCAGCGGtgacagggatgtccccaagccccccccctccccccgggcCTCGTTAGGCCCTAACGAGCCCCCCCCCGACCTGTGCGGTTGTCGAGGAAGCGGATGCCGCGGTCGTCGCTGGCCGTGATGGTGAGGGGTTGCGAGGGGTGACTCACCACCTGGTTGATCTGGCTGCCACCTGTGCGGGGACACCACGGTGTCACCGCCGGGGCGGTCACAGGGGTACAAAGAGGGGGGACAAACCCCTCCCCGGTTCGCTcaccgccgcccggccgggcctCCAGCACCAGAACAGGCCGAGCCGCCTCCACGTCGTAGAGCACCGCGGCGCCCGTGCGGAAGGCGGCCACGGCGTGCGCGGGGTGGGTGACCGAGAAGGTGACGGAGGTGGGGACGCCGTGCTCTGCGCCgggacaaaaaaataacaacaacaagaaaaaggTGACGGGGAGGTGACGGGGACGTCCCCGGGGGGGTCCTCACCGCTCTGGGCGTCGTAGGTGCTGAGGCAGGCGCCGTCCTGGCGCCGCGGGTCCCAGATGCGGACGGTGCCGTCGGCGGAGCACGAGGCCAAGCGGTCGCCGGCCGGGTTGAAGGTCAGACCCCAAACGGCGTCACCGTGACCTTCCAGGACGCCGCTGAGCACCCCGGGGTCTGGGGACAGCGGGGAAGGTCAccccggggaggggacagggtgggggggggcagttGGGGATGCGGGACACACGCACACTGCGGTGACGACGTGGGTGAAGGGGGGACAGCGGAGCCCAGGGGACACTCAGGGTGGgtttggggacaccctggggacagcaGAACCTGGGGGACACTCAGGGGAGGgcttggggacaccctggggacagtAGAACCTGGGGGACACTCAGAGGAGGTTTGGGGACACTCGGGGCAGGgcttggggacaccctggggacagcaGAACCCAGGGGACACTGAGAGCACGCTTGGGGACACCGAGGGCGGGTTTGTTTGGGGACACCTGGGGACAGCAGAGCCCAGGGACACCCAGAGCAGGtttggggacacccaggggacagTAGAACCTGGGGGCACTCAGGGCGGGTTTGGGGACACCCGAGGTGCAGCAGAGCCCAGGGGACACCCAGGGCAGGTTTGGGGACACCCACCGTAGCCGTCGTAGGGGTCCATGTCGAGGTCGGGCAGGCGCCAGCGGCGGATCCGGGCGTCGACGCCGGCGCTGCAGCACAGGGCGGTGTCGCGGCCCATGGCCACGGCCAGCACCGGGCCTCTGCGGGGACAGCGGCGGGTGACGAGGGACCGGGCTGTGTCCCCAAGAGCCACCACCCGGGGCGTCCCCCCGCTCGTACCTGTGCCCGCGGAAGGCGTAAACCGGCTCCACGTCCAGAGCCGCattcctggggggggggacaagggCAGGGGGGTGACGACTGCACCGGTGTCTGGGGAAGGGTGTCCCCTGTCACCCCACTGTCACACTCAGCACCCACTTTTTGGGGGCGACGGGTTTCTGGAGGTTCCAGAGCTTGAGGGTGCCGTCCTCGGAGGCGGTGAGCAGCGCGGCCTCGGCAGGGTGGAAGGCCAGGCCGCGGACGGCGTCGTAGTGGCTGCGCAGGGTGAACTTGGGGCTCCACGTCTTCTTCAGGGCATCCCGGCCCTCCGGCAGCTGCGGGGACACGGCGGGGACAGTGGCCAAAGAGGGGGAGGGGTGGCACCCCCGGGGCACCCTCTtggggcttggggcaggggggatCTGGGTGGTCGGAGGGTGAaaagaggatgggggggggggggacgacaaaAGGGATGTCgtggggagcagggggatgtTCGTGGGGGTTGGGGACATGGTGGGACAGTGGAGCCTGGGGGACACTCAGGGACGAGTTTGGGGACACTCAGGGCAGGTTTGGGGACACCCTGGGACAGCTGAGCCTGGGGGACACTCAGGGACGTgtttggggacaccctggggacaggtttggggacaccctggggacaggtttggggacaccctggggacaggtGAGCCTGGGGGACACTCAGGGATGGGTTTGGGGACACTCAGGGATGGgtttggggacaccctggggacagctGAGCCTGGGGGACACTCAGGGATGGGTTTGGGGACACTCAGGGCAGgtttggggacaccctggggacagcaGAGCCACAGGACACTCAGGACGAGTTTGGGGACAGTCAGAGCAGGTTTGGGGACACTGAGGATGGGTTTAGGGACACTCAGGGCAGTTTGGGGACagtcagggtgggtttagggACACTGAGGGACCAGCAGGACCCAGGGGACACTCAGGGCGgtttggggacaccctgggggacTCACGTCGCAGCTGAGCTCGTTGTCGTTGGTGACAGTCAGGTCCGCCAGGTCCCCCAGGCTGACGGCGCCGCCGCCGATGCTGTCCAGGATGAAGACGTCGGAGGAGATGCCCaaggagcctgggggggggggggggggggcgagggggagcAGTTTTGGGGTGACCCCGGGGTGCCGGGGACCCCCCAGGGGAGACACGGGGACCCCCCAGTCGTACCTTCGTGAGGCCGCGGTGGTCCCGCAGCGGCGGGTTTCGGGGGGAGCCCGTCCACGTCCCGCAGGTCGGCCAGCACCCCCCGCAGCCGGCCCCGGCGGCTCtctgcggggacacggggggtcACGGGGCGCGGTGCCCaacgggggggggcgggggggtcccccaAATCCGCTCACCCAGCTCCGCGCCCTCCCCGACCCGCCGGCCGGCGCCGTTCTCCCCCGAACCCAGAAAGTCGAATTCGTTGAGGGCGTCCTCCGAGtcttcatcatcatcctcatcctcCACCTCgggcaggaggggtttgggggtgagctggggggggggaaagggggggtcaGCGCCTATTTCTGGGggggacccccaaaaccaccGGGAGGGAAGATGGTGGaaatggggggtttgggggaacCCTGCGGGGCTTGGGGGACCCCGGGCCTGGGGCACCCCCAGGTTTAGGGGACCCCCCCGCCGGTTTGGGGGGTGCTGAGGTTTCGGAGATGCCAAATTTGGGGGACCCCTCAAATGGGGGACCACCCCACAGTGACAGATTtaaggcccccccccccccccccccgggtttGGGGAACCCCCACCCAGGTTGAAGAGGTGCCCCAGTTTTGAGGGGACCCTCCCCCCAGGTTTAGGGGATCCCTCCAGGTCTGGGGGACACCCAGGTTTGGGGGATCCCCTTCTAGTTTGGGGAGACCCCCCCCATTTGAGAGGTGCCAGATTTAAGGGCCCTCCCCCCAGTATTTGAGGGGTGCTGAGGTTCAGGGGGTCCCCAAGCTTGGGGGACGCCCATTTTGGGGGTCCCCTCAGGtttgggggaccccccccatTTGAGGGGTGCCTACTTTAAGCCCCCCCCAATTTGGGGGATGCCCAGTTTGGGGAACCCCTCAGATATGGGCAGGAcgcccccccccaaatccccacatCTGAGGACGCCCCTGATttgggagcccccccccccctccagctttTGGGGATCCCCAGTGTTGGGAGCTGCCTGATTTGGGGGGGGCCCCCCCTTAATTTTGGGGGTGCCGCTTGCCTTGACTCGCTGCTgcttgtgctggggctgggcggcgggggggaggctCTCGGCGTCCTCGTCCTCGTCGCTGTCCTCGTCCTCGACGCCGGGCGGGAAGGGGACcggctccagcccccccccgcccccccgctcctccGTCTCCTTCCCGGCGTTCCTGAGGGTGGGGAGCACCCGGTTGGAattgggcccccccccccccccaaaaaatccccccccccccaaacttccAAACTCCCACCTCTGGATTTGCTCCTCGATGCGTCGCACCAGCAGCGAGTCGGTGGCCGGGGGGCTACCGGGGGGGGCtacggggggggccggggggccacGGCCCAGCAGCGAGCGGACGCGCCGGGAACGCATGTCCAGGATAGTGTCGCTGTACCCCACTTCCTCCAGGTatctgggggggggacacccacaaAAAATGGGGGTGctcagggcaccccaaaaccccctcccccccccccccctccccaagagcCCCCCACTCACTGCCGCAGCAGTTGCCGACCCTCCTTCCAGGCCAGCGGGCCACCGTCCAGCGATGCCACCTCCGCGGGGCCGTTGgacactgcaggggggggggCGTTTGGGGGGTCAAGCACCCCCaagtccccccgtgtccccccgaTTTGGGGACGGGGACACTCACCCGGCTCCGTCCCCTCCGGTTTTTTCTCCCCCGGCGTCAGGTCGGCGCCGAATTTCAACTTGTGGTACTTGGacctggtgggggggggggaaaggggacgCGGGTGACGGTGGCCACAAAACCAGCGGGGCTAGTGGCCCCCCCCAGGCCGAGGAGGGGacggtgacaccccccccccccccatgagcAAAGGAGGGGGGTCAGGGCCGAGTTTTGGGGTGTCACCTCTCCTGTTTGAGGGCGTATTCCAACATTTTGATGCGTCGCACCAGGTCGGTCTTGAGGTTCTCCTGGCCCTTGCGCTCGCCCTGCAGAAAGGCCACCTGCGCctgcggggacagcgtggggacgctggggacactggggccaCCATCCCCCCCGGACTGGGCTACCTGGGCCACCCCCCCAAATACCACCCCCCTTCCCCGGATACTGAAGTTAAGGGCACAAGAAAGGGGGCGGCCCCAGAGCGTGGAGCTACTGCTGGGAGGGACGATGGTGGCCCCAGGAGGGACACTGGTGGCCCCAGAGCTTGGTGCTAGTCATGGGAGGGATGATGGTGGCCCCAGAGCTCGGTGCTAGTCCTGGGAGGGACACTGGTGGCCCCAGAGCTCGGTGCCAGCCCTGGAAGGGACAATGGTGGCCCCAGGAGGGACACTGGTGGCCCCAGGAGTGGTGCCACAAGCCAGGGGCTCGGTgacgggggtggggggtccccagaAGCGGGGAAGGAGGACACAGCCGGTGCTCGGGGATGGGGTGACCCCGTCCCCGTTACTGGGGGTTGGGGTCCCCAATACCGGCCCTGGGGTCCCCAATACCGGGGGGGGTTCCCCAATAccggggggtccccagcaccgaGGCTGAGGGGTCCCGCACacccgggggggggtccccaatacCGGGGTGTTCCCCAATACCGGGGGGTCCCCGGCACCGAGGCTGAGGGGTCCCGCACACCGGGGGGTCCCTCAgaccggggctgtgggggggtcccgcccccgccccggtgcCGCCGGTgcccgccccccgctcccgccgcccggcgGCCATTTCctcccaagatggcggcggcggcggcggccccggtaACCCCCGGTGGGGCTGGCgagcgggaggggcgggggggggcgggctgtggtggggggggggtcccgggcgCGGCGCCGGTACCTGGAGCTCGGCCCGCTCCGCCTCCCAGCGCCCCTTCTCGGCCTCGAAGCGCGCCCACTCGTGCTGGATGAAGTGCAGGATCCCGGGCAGGCTcagcccgccgcgccccgccggtTCGGGAccggggctgggcccggggccgggcccgggaccggggggagccccggcggggggcggctgggcccgcgccgccgcccgctccgccgccaTCACGGCTGCCACAAAgggagccgcggggccgccggggccgccgcttCCTGCCAGAAAGGGAGCCGgaagggagggggcggggccgagcccgCCGTTACCGCGGCAACAGCGCCCGCGGGCgggacgggggggacgggggggtatgggggggtaTAAGGGCTATAGGGGGTAGGGGCGTaaggggggggcatgggggggtaTAGGGAGTAGAGGGGGTAGGGGGGGTATGGGGAGGTATGGGGGGTACTGGGggtatggggggatatgggtatgggggctatagggggtaGGTACCTCTCCTGTATATCTATGGGTGCCCAGCCTGTGCATCTATAGGTACCTCTCCTGTGTATCTATAGGTGCCCATCCTGTCTATAGGTGTGTAACCTGCACAGATATATAGGGGCTGCCCTTGAAGATGGGGGGGTTGTAGCACCCGTATACTGTTGCTATAGCAACCAAGGGCAGCGTTACCACGGCAACCTCACCAGGctcagcctgggggggggggggggggtaccctGGGCGCCTGACGTGGGGGGGTCTTTAATGAGTCCCATCGTTAACGAGTCCCCTCATTAATTAGCCCCTCGTTCATGTCTCCCTCCCGTTTCCAGCGCCGCCGCCGAGACCGCCCCCTGCTCGTGACACGTGTGGCAGCACCGGTAGGACCCCCCCGGGACTGGCCGTTCATTAATTAGcgaccctgggggggggggggctaatTAAGAGCATGCGGGTGTCGCCGTGCCAGGCCGCCCTGGCTGCGGCCATCGGCctcaacctcctcctcctctactGCGCctggcggggcgcggggcggggggcgccgccgcccccctgccgccccccccgcggcctCCCCGGCGTCACCGTCGTCCTGCGCGACTTCGAGGACTTCGAGAACGACGTGGCGGGCACGGCGCGCTCCTTCgccgcgctgcccgtcccggTGCTGGTGGCGGCCGAGGCGGCACCGTACCCGCCGgtgccgctgccgccgggcgtCGCGCTGCTGCCGCTGCGGCCCGCGCCCGAGCGCCCGCCGCCCTTGGCGCGCCCCGAGCTCCTCGTCCGCACCCGCCACGTCGCCCTGGTCCCCGACGGTGCCCGCGCCGTGCCCGGGCTGCTGGAGCGCATGAGGGACGCGCTGGAAGACGGCGGTGGCGACGGCGACACGCGGGTGGTGGCGGCGCCGGTGGGGTCGGCGCCGCTGCGGTGCCTGCAGCTGCGGTGGGAGCGGCGCGAGTGGACGGCGCGGTACGGCCGCGCGGCGCCGGGGGGGCTCTGCGGGGCGGCCGAGGGGCCGGCGGTGCTGCTGCTCCGCACCCGCGACCTCTtcgccctccccttccccctgaCGCGCCCGGTGCCGGCCGCCATCTTCCTGCAGGCCGCGCTGCGCCGGTGGCGGCTGCAGGTGCTGCCCGTGGCCTTCCCAGCGGCGCGACGGGCCCCGCCGTCCCCGCACAGCCGCTGGAAGAGCCAGAGCCTGGCGGAGACGCGCCGGCGGGCGCTGATGCGGGACCTGGGCGTCAAGCGGGAGGTGCTGGCGGACGGGCGGGAGCGCTGGTACGGCTGCGGCAAGGAGACGCCGCGCTGCTTCCCCACCGTCCACGCCCGCACCCCCCAGTACCTCCTGGCCGGGCGCTGGACCCCCCCGTGCTGCCTCCGCGCCCTCCGCGAGACCGCCCGGCACGTGGCCGCGGCGCTGGAGGCCGCCGGCGTGCGGTACTGGTTGGAGGGGGGGTCGTTGCTGGGAGCCGTGCGCCTGGGCGACATCATCCCCTGGGACTACGACGTGGACCTGGGGATCTACCGCGAGGACGCGGGGAAGTGCCGGTGgctggcggcggcagcggcgggcgcgGCCGTGGAGGACGCCGAGGGCTTCCTCTGGGAGAAGGCGGCCGAGGGAGACTTTTACCGCGTCCACTACAGCCGCAGCAACCGGCTGCACGTGGACCTGTGGCCCTTCTACCCCCGCGGGGGGGTGATGACCAAGGACACATGGCTGGGGCACCCCCAGGACGTGGAGTTCCCCGAACACTTCCTGCGCCCGCGGGTGCCGCTGCCCTTCGCCGGGTTCACCGCCATGGCGCCCAACAACGCCCGCGCCTTCCTCGAGCTCAAATTCGGGCCGGGAGCCATCGAGAACCCCGAGTACCCCAACCCCGCCGTCAAGCGCCTGGCAGAGGACtgagggggggtcctgggggggtccccccTCCACCCCGTGACAATAAAACCCCGCGGTGACGCTCACGGGGCTCCTCCTGTGGCGAAGCCTCACCCCCGCCTGACACCCCCGGGGAGGCCCCTCTGCCACCTGGGCCACCACCCCCACCGCAGGGTCCCCACTTAAGCCCAGGGGTCCCCCGTccaccctgggggtccccagtTGACCCCAGGGGTCCTCCATTcaccctgggggtccccaggagTTCCCAGTTAagcccgggggggtccccaggagTTCCCAGTTCATCCCAGGGCTCCCCAATCCATCCTGGGGGTCCCCCCATCCACCCTGGGGGACCCCAGCAGTCCCCAGTTCACCCCAGGGGTCTCCCACCCATCTTGGGGGGCCCTCCAGCCATCCTCAGCCCCCCAAAGGGGGTCCCCACCCATCCTCGGGGGTCCCGTCTGCCACCCTACCCATCCCTGGTCACCCCTCAGGGTCCCCAGGAGTCCCCCCATCCATCCTGGGGTCCCCATGCTATCCTGGGGAGTCCCCAGTTAACCCCAGGGGTCCCCCCCACCATTCTTGGGGGTCCTTCTGCCTCCCTACCTGTCCCCATCCACCCTGGGGGTCCCCTCTGCCACCCTACCTGTCCCCAGCCACCCTGGGGTACCCCAGTAGCTCCTGGACCAACCCCCAAAGTCCCCTGAggtccccccatccctcctgggggtccccatccccccccctcccccgaaGTGATGGAGCCACGGACAGAagcagaggagtgggaagggggtggaggggggacaGTGACCCCCTTGCCCCAGCTTGGGGGGTCCCAGCCAAGCCCCCCATCCctggcagggcgggggggggggcttgtgCCCCCCCCATTTTGTGCCAACGCCGGGGCTGCGGCACGTCACAGCCACGTTTATTCACAACACGACGACGGGGACgtgaaaaggggaggggggggggacacacacagacatgaCACCAAGAGCCTCCTGCCACCCACCTGGGGcgtctgaggaggaggaagaggagggggaggaaggcgggggttgggggggggggggggggcgttttttttttttcggtcCCGGTTCACTCCAGCGACTGCAGCATCAGGAGCTGCTTGAGCACCTTGGTCTGGCTCGTCTCCCGGATCTCCCCGGCCAGGAACATCTCGTCCACCACCGTGTAGACCTACGGCCGGGCCCCAGCGCCGTGAGGCGACCCCCagaacccccaaaacccccaccctggggtgggggctcccccaaatccccccctccccccagagCAGGAGG is part of the Strix uralensis isolate ZFMK-TIS-50842 unplaced genomic scaffold, bStrUra1 scaffold_131, whole genome shotgun sequence genome and harbors:
- the STRN4 gene encoding striatin-4; the encoded protein is MAAERAAARAQPPPAGAPPGPGPGPGPSPGPEPAGRGGLSLPGILHFIQHEWARFEAEKGRWEAERAELQAQVAFLQGERKGQENLKTDLVRRIKMLEYALKQERSKYHKLKFGADLTPGEKKPEGTEPVSNGPAEVASLDGGPLAWKEGRQLLRQYLEEVGYSDTILDMRSRRVRSLLGRGPPAPPVAPPGSPPATDSLLVRRIEEQIQRNAGKETEERGGGGGLEPVPFPPGVEDEDSDEDEDAESLPPAAQPQHKQQRVKLTPKPLLPEVEDEDDDEDSEDALNEFDFLGSGENGAGRRVGEGAELESRRGRLRGVLADLRDVDGLPPKPAAAGPPRPHEGSLGISSDVFILDSIGGGAVSLGDLADLTVTNDNELSCDLPEGRDALKKTWSPKFTLRSHYDAVRGLAFHPAEAALLTASEDGTLKLWNLQKPVAPKKNAALDVEPVYAFRGHRGPVLAVAMGRDTALCCSAGVDARIRRWRLPDLDMDPYDGYDPGVLSGVLEGHGDAVWGLTFNPAGDRLASCSADGTVRIWDPRRQDGACLSTYDAQSEHGVPTSVTFSVTHPAHAVAAFRTGAAVLYDVEAARPVLVLEARPGGGGSQINQVVSHPSQPLTITASDDRGIRFLDNRTGQVVHSMVAHLDAVTCLAVDPNGVFLMSGSHDCSLRLWHLAHKTCVQELTAHRKKHEEAVHAVAFHPRRALSASAGADALAKVFV
- the FKRP gene encoding ribitol 5-phosphate transferase FKRP; translation: MRVSPCQAALAAAIGLNLLLLYCAWRGAGRGAPPPPCRPPRGLPGVTVVLRDFEDFENDVAGTARSFAALPVPVLVAAEAAPYPPVPLPPGVALLPLRPAPERPPPLARPELLVRTRHVALVPDGARAVPGLLERMRDALEDGGGDGDTRVVAAPVGSAPLRCLQLRWERREWTARYGRAAPGGLCGAAEGPAVLLLRTRDLFALPFPLTRPVPAAIFLQAALRRWRLQVLPVAFPAARRAPPSPHSRWKSQSLAETRRRALMRDLGVKREVLADGRERWYGCGKETPRCFPTVHARTPQYLLAGRWTPPCCLRALRETARHVAAALEAAGVRYWLEGGSLLGAVRLGDIIPWDYDVDLGIYREDAGKCRWLAAAAAGAAVEDAEGFLWEKAAEGDFYRVHYSRSNRLHVDLWPFYPRGGVMTKDTWLGHPQDVEFPEHFLRPRVPLPFAGFTAMAPNNARAFLELKFGPGAIENPEYPNPAVKRLAED